One genomic segment of Luteimonas galliterrae includes these proteins:
- a CDS encoding GGDEF domain-containing protein, with product MNSLARQFAVDLEVDVRESERLAILDSYAILDSEGEQAFDDIVQLACAICETPVASITLIDHDRQWFKASVGFGVRETPREEAVCDVAIRTPERLLEIPDLQDDARTPMRPTDAAGIALRFYAGMPLVSPEGHALGTVCVLDHAPRSLTEAQRRALGALGRQVQHLLELRRYVLQQGSILQQRLAEAERLESARADLQRRHDDMKRAATYDALTGLLNRTALEQLRQRPDAMLRLEAATYSLAVVDIDHFKQVNDRYGHLIGDEVLRAVAEVIAASIRQDDIAVRYGGEEFLLVLLATPLASAYEVAERIRQSVMEAPLPFPVTVSVGIAAATPPRDTPEKVFELADQALYRAKAGGRNRVVADDTQRF from the coding sequence CAGCGAAGGCGAGCAGGCCTTCGACGACATCGTGCAATTGGCCTGCGCCATTTGCGAAACGCCGGTAGCCAGCATCACCCTGATCGATCACGACCGGCAGTGGTTCAAGGCCAGCGTCGGCTTCGGCGTGCGCGAGACGCCGCGCGAGGAAGCCGTATGCGACGTCGCGATCCGCACCCCGGAGCGATTGCTGGAAATTCCCGACCTGCAAGACGACGCGCGCACGCCGATGCGTCCTACGGACGCCGCCGGCATCGCGCTACGGTTCTATGCGGGCATGCCCTTGGTGAGCCCCGAAGGCCATGCGCTCGGTACGGTATGCGTGCTCGACCACGCGCCGCGTTCGCTGACGGAAGCGCAAAGGCGGGCGCTGGGCGCATTGGGACGCCAAGTGCAGCACCTGCTCGAGTTGCGCCGTTACGTGCTGCAGCAGGGCAGCATCCTGCAGCAGCGGCTGGCCGAAGCCGAGCGGCTGGAAAGCGCGCGCGCCGACCTGCAGCGCCGCCACGACGACATGAAGCGCGCGGCCACCTACGACGCGCTCACCGGCCTGCTCAACCGCACGGCCCTGGAGCAGCTGCGGCAGCGGCCCGATGCGATGCTCAGGCTGGAGGCGGCGACCTATTCGCTGGCGGTGGTGGACATCGACCACTTCAAGCAGGTCAACGACCGCTACGGACACCTGATCGGAGACGAGGTGTTGCGTGCGGTCGCGGAAGTGATCGCCGCGTCGATCCGCCAGGACGACATCGCGGTCCGCTACGGCGGCGAAGAATTCCTGCTGGTGCTGCTGGCCACGCCCCTGGCCAGCGCCTACGAAGTGGCCGAGCGCATCCGCCAGAGCGTGATGGAGGCGCCGCTGCCGTTCCCGGTGACCGTTTCGGTGGGCATCGCTGCCGCCACGCCACCGCGGGATACGCCGGAGAAAGTGTTCGAACTTGCGGACCAGGCGCTGTATCGGGCCAAGGCGGGCGGGCGCAATCGGGTGGTCGCGGACGATACGCAGCGGTTTTGA
- a CDS encoding Calx-beta domain-containing protein translates to MNGFSRRMALALVLSCGLSAAHAQCIDINAVDAAQTQNFDALASSGTGNALSLPGWQLLEAGGGGRDNELYAADTGGSNTGDTYSYGASGAAERALGTLRSGTLIPTFGACFTNNTGAAIEALDVAYRGEQWRLGTASRSDRIDFQYSLDATDLATGSWTDVDTLDFATPNTATTGAKDGNDPANQAALAANIGSLSIANGATFWVRWNDSDASGADDGLSVDDFSLTARGEGGGGVPTLNVGDASQAEGDAGTTQFTFFVTLSAPAPAGGVAFDIATADGTATAGDDYVGASLTAQAIPEGSTSYAFTVTVNGDTTTEPDETFAVNVGNIVGANSGDAQGIGTIVNDDISLVAIHDIQGAGASSPLAGQQVNTSGIVTGRKNNGFFLQAADDETDANPATSEGVFVFTSSAPPATAAIGARVRVSGTVVEFVPAADPGQPPLTEIGSVTNIAQLSAGHALPAAVALTPALPSPEGPIDQLERLEGMRVTVASLTVAAPTGGFTDEPNATGSSNGVFHGVVTGTPRPFREPGIEAPNPAPSGSSIPPLPRWDANPELIAIDSDAIGAAKLDVSTGTMIAGLTGPLDYGFRRYTLLPEATAPVAAAAPSAARLPTDDEFTIAAYNLERFFDTVNDPSTGEPVLTAAAFAKRLNKASLAIRNYLNTPDIVAIVEIENYGTLQALADKINADAVAAGQPDPAYEAYLFEGNDVGGIDVGFLTKNANVPPDAERVEVLGVTQHGKDTTWIDPSTGAPSLLNDRPPLQLDAVVHYGDGREFPVSVIAVHQRSLNDSDSEEPAGPTTLGDRVRQKRQKQAEYLAGVVQDMQTADPDRRIVVLGDFNAFDFNDGLGDSMNVVTGTPTPDEQTAVPGDGVDLVNPDLLNLFSLEPADQRYSFVFGGNAQSLDHVLANQTLLLATDGYALDHARINADFPEINRNDADSPSRLADHDPAIAYFKAPPVSFADLSATASATPGDVDAGAVMTFDAGIANAGPSAAAFPAIGFAFDAALPDLAVVAPNDWSCDAPVIETAQTSLACSAQTLAASDSASFQLTAVAPADRVGGTVQMAAQAASQTEDPDTGNNGATAVVAVLSQVDLGVALNTASSSTRPGGTVNFQIPVVSKGLAAAAQAKLVVRANLPPRNGLLQAPAGWQCVRDNAAATYEAQCTRTAAMPVGRTENFRLTAIVTPRNAPASLDVEAEASSAVPDRTPADNIAVKSIPVN, encoded by the coding sequence ATGAACGGATTCTCGCGCCGGATGGCGCTGGCACTGGTCTTGTCCTGCGGCCTGAGCGCCGCGCACGCGCAATGCATCGATATCAACGCCGTCGATGCCGCGCAAACCCAGAATTTCGACGCGCTCGCCAGCAGCGGCACCGGCAACGCGCTCTCGCTGCCGGGCTGGCAATTGCTGGAAGCCGGCGGCGGCGGACGCGACAACGAGCTTTACGCCGCCGATACCGGCGGCAGCAACACCGGCGATACCTACAGCTATGGCGCGTCCGGCGCGGCCGAACGCGCGCTCGGCACGCTGCGCAGCGGTACGCTGATCCCGACTTTCGGCGCCTGCTTCACCAACAACACCGGCGCGGCGATCGAAGCGCTCGACGTCGCCTACCGCGGCGAGCAATGGCGCCTGGGCACGGCTTCGCGCAGCGACCGCATCGATTTCCAATACAGCCTCGACGCCACCGACCTGGCGACCGGCAGCTGGACCGACGTCGACACGCTCGACTTCGCCACGCCGAACACCGCGACTACCGGCGCGAAAGACGGCAACGATCCGGCCAACCAGGCCGCGCTCGCGGCCAATATCGGCAGCCTGTCGATCGCCAACGGCGCCACATTCTGGGTGCGCTGGAACGACAGCGACGCCAGCGGCGCCGACGATGGCCTGTCGGTCGACGATTTCTCGCTGACCGCGCGCGGCGAAGGCGGCGGCGGCGTGCCGACGCTGAACGTCGGCGATGCCAGCCAGGCCGAAGGCGACGCCGGCACCACGCAGTTCACCTTCTTCGTCACGCTGAGCGCGCCTGCGCCAGCGGGCGGCGTCGCGTTCGACATCGCCACCGCCGACGGCACCGCCACGGCCGGCGACGATTACGTCGGCGCGAGCCTCACCGCGCAGGCCATTCCGGAGGGTTCGACGAGCTACGCATTCACGGTCACGGTCAATGGCGACACGACGACCGAGCCGGACGAAACGTTCGCCGTGAACGTCGGCAACATCGTCGGCGCCAACAGCGGCGATGCGCAGGGCATCGGCACCATCGTCAACGACGATATTTCGCTGGTGGCGATCCACGACATCCAGGGCGCGGGCGCCAGCTCGCCGCTGGCCGGCCAGCAGGTCAACACCAGCGGCATCGTCACCGGCCGCAAGAACAACGGCTTCTTCCTGCAGGCTGCGGACGACGAAACGGATGCGAACCCGGCCACGTCCGAAGGCGTGTTCGTATTCACCAGCAGCGCGCCGCCGGCCACCGCCGCGATCGGCGCACGCGTGCGGGTCAGCGGCACGGTGGTCGAATTCGTGCCGGCCGCCGATCCGGGACAACCGCCGCTGACCGAGATCGGCAGCGTCACCAACATCGCGCAACTGTCGGCCGGCCATGCGTTGCCGGCAGCGGTCGCATTGACGCCGGCCCTGCCCTCGCCCGAGGGTCCGATCGATCAACTCGAACGCCTCGAAGGCATGCGCGTTACCGTGGCCAGCCTGACCGTGGCGGCACCGACGGGCGGCTTCACCGACGAGCCCAACGCCACCGGCAGCAGCAATGGCGTCTTCCACGGCGTGGTGACCGGCACGCCGCGTCCGTTCCGTGAGCCGGGCATCGAAGCGCCGAATCCGGCGCCGTCGGGCAGCAGCATTCCGCCGCTGCCGCGTTGGGACGCCAATCCGGAGTTGATCGCGATCGACAGCGACGCGATCGGCGCCGCCAAGCTCGACGTGAGCACCGGCACCATGATCGCCGGCCTGACCGGCCCGCTCGATTACGGTTTCCGCCGCTACACGCTGCTGCCGGAAGCGACGGCGCCCGTCGCCGCCGCCGCACCGAGCGCAGCGCGTTTGCCGACCGACGACGAGTTCACCATCGCCGCCTACAACCTCGAGCGTTTCTTCGACACGGTCAACGACCCGTCGACCGGCGAACCGGTGCTGACCGCGGCGGCCTTCGCCAAGCGGCTCAACAAGGCCTCGCTGGCGATCCGCAACTATCTGAACACGCCCGACATCGTCGCCATCGTCGAAATCGAGAACTACGGCACGCTGCAGGCATTGGCCGACAAGATCAACGCCGACGCCGTTGCCGCGGGCCAGCCCGACCCTGCCTACGAGGCCTATCTGTTCGAAGGCAACGACGTCGGCGGCATCGATGTCGGCTTCCTCACCAAGAATGCGAACGTTCCGCCGGATGCCGAGCGCGTCGAAGTGCTGGGCGTGACCCAGCACGGCAAGGACACGACCTGGATCGATCCGAGCACCGGCGCGCCGTCGCTGCTCAACGACCGCCCGCCGCTGCAGCTCGACGCCGTGGTGCATTACGGGGACGGCCGCGAGTTCCCGGTCAGCGTGATCGCCGTGCACCAGCGCTCGCTCAACGATTCGGACAGCGAAGAACCCGCAGGCCCGACCACGCTGGGCGACCGCGTGCGGCAGAAGCGCCAGAAACAGGCCGAATACCTGGCCGGCGTGGTGCAGGACATGCAGACCGCCGATCCCGATCGCCGCATCGTGGTGCTCGGCGATTTCAACGCCTTCGATTTCAACGACGGCCTGGGCGATTCGATGAACGTGGTCACCGGCACGCCGACGCCGGACGAGCAGACCGCGGTGCCCGGCGACGGCGTCGACCTGGTGAATCCCGACTTGCTCAACCTGTTCTCGCTGGAACCGGCCGATCAGCGCTACTCGTTCGTCTTCGGCGGCAACGCGCAATCGCTCGATCATGTGCTGGCCAACCAGACGCTGCTGCTGGCGACCGACGGCTACGCGCTGGATCATGCGCGCATCAACGCCGACTTCCCGGAGATCAACCGCAACGATGCCGATTCGCCGTCGCGGTTGGCCGACCACGACCCTGCGATCGCCTACTTCAAGGCGCCGCCGGTGTCGTTCGCCGACCTGTCGGCGACCGCTTCGGCCACCCCCGGCGATGTCGACGCCGGCGCGGTCATGACCTTCGACGCCGGCATCGCCAACGCCGGGCCCAGCGCGGCGGCCTTCCCGGCGATCGGCTTCGCGTTCGATGCGGCGCTGCCGGATCTGGCCGTGGTCGCACCGAACGATTGGAGCTGCGATGCACCGGTGATCGAAACGGCGCAGACATCGCTGGCCTGCAGCGCGCAGACGCTGGCTGCCTCCGACAGCGCCAGCTTCCAACTGACTGCGGTGGCTCCTGCGGATCGGGTCGGCGGTACGGTGCAAATGGCGGCGCAGGCCGCGTCGCAAACCGAGGATCCGGACACGGGCAACAACGGCGCGACGGCGGTCGTCGCGGTGTTGTCGCAGGTCGACCTGGGCGTTGCGCTGAATACCGCATCGAGCTCGACGCGGCCGGGCGGCACGGTCAACTTCCAGATCCCGGTGGTCAGCAAGGGCTTGGCGGCCGCCGCGCAAGCCAAATTGGTCGTACGCGCCAACCTCCCGCCGCGCAACGGCCTGCTGCAGGCGCCCGCGGGCTGGCAATGCGTGCGCGACAACGCCGCGGCCACCTACGAAGCGCAGTGCACGCGCACGGCGGCGATGCCGGTCGGGCGCACCGAAAACTTCCGCTTGACCGCCATCGTCACGCCGCGCAATGCGCCGGCATCGCTGGACGTGGAAGCGGAAGCGTCGTCGGCGGTGCCGGATCGCACGCCGGCCGACAACATCGCCGTCAAGAGCATTCCCGTGAATTGA
- a CDS encoding VOC family protein: MTHHSRLSTFVLDCQVDDLKASVEFWSKALGKPVANADSDGDGKYAELKVDADEPMLLLQKVDHPSRVHLDIESDDVDAEAERLEKLGARKIEKIRTWWVLEAPSGHRFCVVRKQRDPFGPHLNTWEG; encoded by the coding sequence ATGACCCACCACAGCCGCTTGTCCACTTTCGTGCTGGATTGCCAAGTGGACGACCTGAAAGCATCCGTCGAATTCTGGAGCAAGGCGCTCGGCAAGCCGGTCGCCAATGCCGACTCGGACGGCGACGGCAAGTACGCCGAACTGAAGGTCGACGCGGACGAGCCGATGCTGCTGTTGCAGAAGGTCGACCATCCGTCGCGTGTCCACCTGGACATCGAAAGCGACGACGTGGATGCCGAAGCCGAGCGCCTCGAAAAGCTAGGCGCACGCAAAATCGAGAAGATCCGCACCTGGTGGGTGCTGGAAGCGCCCAGCGGCCACCGTTTTTGCGTGGTGCGCAAGCAGCGCGATCCGTTCGGGCCGCATCTGAATACATGGGAAGGTTGA
- a CDS encoding alpha-ketoacid dehydrogenase subunit beta yields the protein MSETAIKNSAGSSAPSVEAEAAPAKAATTAITLIEAITQALAYEMRHDDSVVVLGEDVGVNGGVFRATAGLSQTFGTERVLDTPLDETTIAGLTVGMASQGMKPVAEAQFDGFMYPMVDFIVCHAARMRYRTRGRLSCPMVLRVPWGGGIRAPEHHSEANEAIFTNVPGLRVVLPSSPARAYGLLLAAIRDPDPVIFMEPKRIYRQYKEIVADDGEALPLDVCYVLRDGGDVTLVTWGAQVKETLEAADKLAGEGISAEVIDVATLKPLDFATIAESVAKTGRCVIVHEAAKTAGFGAEIAARLAEESMFDLVAPVQRVTGYDTHIPLFRLEMKYLPSVDKIVAAAKRALAAG from the coding sequence ATGAGCGAGACCGCCATCAAAAACTCGGCCGGTTCGTCGGCTCCCTCCGTCGAGGCTGAAGCCGCTCCCGCGAAAGCGGCAACGACCGCGATCACGCTGATCGAAGCAATCACCCAGGCGCTGGCCTACGAAATGCGCCACGACGACAGCGTGGTGGTGCTGGGCGAAGACGTCGGCGTCAACGGCGGCGTGTTCCGCGCCACCGCCGGGCTGTCGCAGACTTTCGGCACCGAGCGCGTGCTCGACACGCCGCTGGACGAAACCACCATCGCCGGCCTCACCGTCGGCATGGCCTCGCAAGGCATGAAGCCGGTGGCCGAAGCGCAGTTCGACGGCTTCATGTACCCGATGGTCGACTTCATCGTCTGCCACGCCGCGCGCATGCGCTACCGCACCCGCGGCCGGCTGAGCTGCCCGATGGTGTTGCGCGTGCCGTGGGGCGGCGGCATCCGCGCGCCGGAACACCATTCCGAAGCCAACGAAGCGATCTTCACCAACGTGCCGGGTTTGCGCGTGGTGCTGCCGTCGTCGCCGGCGCGCGCTTACGGTTTGCTCTTGGCCGCGATCCGCGATCCGGATCCGGTGATCTTCATGGAACCCAAGCGCATCTACCGCCAGTACAAGGAAATCGTCGCCGACGACGGCGAAGCGCTGCCGCTGGACGTGTGCTACGTATTGCGCGACGGCGGCGACGTCACCCTGGTGACGTGGGGCGCGCAGGTCAAGGAAACATTGGAAGCGGCCGACAAGCTCGCCGGCGAAGGCATCAGCGCCGAAGTGATCGACGTGGCCACGCTCAAGCCGCTGGATTTCGCCACCATCGCCGAGTCGGTCGCCAAGACCGGCCGCTGCGTGATCGTGCACGAAGCGGCCAAGACGGCGGGCTTCGGCGCCGAGATCGCCGCGCGCCTGGCCGAAGAGTCGATGTTCGACCTGGTCGCGCCGGTGCAGCGCGTGACCGGCTACGACACGCACATCCCGCTGTTCCGCCTGGAAATGAAATACCTGCCGAGCGTGGACAAGATCGTGGCCGCTGCGAAGCGGGCGCTGGCGGCGGGCTGA
- the pdhA gene encoding pyruvate dehydrogenase (acetyl-transferring) E1 component subunit alpha → MTLAAQFEIEYLQYLSPDGKLTGKLPPAVADAKALLPLFKQMLFVRTFDSKSIALQRTGKLGTYAACLGHEATHVGIGASMRPEDVFAPSYREYGAQFMRGVKPREVLMYWGGDERGNDFEGPKNDYPWCVPIATQCLMAAGAALSFKLRKQDRVAVSCCGDGGSSKTDFYAALNSAGAYKLPLVLCVINNGWAISVPRSAQTGAKTLAQKGIAGGLHCLQVDGNDLIAVLEAMRRAYERARKGEGGSVIEFMTYRLHDHTTADDARRYRSDDEVKAAWTREPIARLRTWLTAEKVWDEAQEKAWIEECGRLVDIEINAYLETAVQPVEAMFDYLYADPPPDLLEQRAAAIALEKRA, encoded by the coding sequence ATGACCCTCGCCGCGCAATTCGAAATCGAATACCTGCAATACCTTTCCCCGGACGGCAAGCTGACCGGCAAGCTGCCGCCGGCCGTCGCCGACGCCAAGGCGCTGCTGCCGCTGTTCAAGCAGATGCTGTTCGTGCGCACCTTCGACAGCAAGTCGATCGCGCTGCAGCGCACCGGCAAGCTCGGCACCTATGCCGCCTGCCTGGGCCACGAAGCCACGCATGTGGGCATCGGCGCGTCGATGCGGCCGGAAGACGTATTCGCGCCCAGCTACCGCGAGTACGGCGCCCAGTTCATGCGCGGCGTGAAGCCGCGCGAAGTGCTGATGTACTGGGGCGGCGACGAACGCGGCAACGATTTCGAGGGCCCCAAGAACGATTATCCCTGGTGCGTGCCCATCGCCACGCAATGCCTGATGGCCGCCGGCGCGGCGCTGTCGTTCAAGTTGCGCAAGCAGGATCGCGTCGCCGTGTCGTGCTGCGGCGACGGGGGTTCCTCGAAGACCGATTTCTACGCCGCGTTGAATTCGGCCGGCGCCTACAAGCTGCCGCTGGTGCTGTGCGTGATCAACAACGGCTGGGCGATTTCGGTGCCTCGTTCGGCCCAGACGGGCGCCAAGACGCTGGCGCAGAAAGGCATCGCCGGCGGACTGCACTGCCTGCAGGTCGACGGCAACGATCTGATCGCCGTGCTCGAAGCCATGCGCCGCGCATACGAGCGCGCGCGCAAGGGCGAAGGCGGCAGCGTGATCGAATTCATGACCTACCGTCTGCACGACCACACCACCGCCGACGACGCGCGCCGCTACCGCAGCGACGACGAGGTCAAGGCCGCCTGGACGCGCGAGCCGATCGCCCGCCTGCGCACTTGGCTGACCGCGGAGAAAGTGTGGGACGAAGCGCAGGAAAAGGCCTGGATCGAAGAATGCGGCCGCCTGGTCGATATCGAGATCAACGCCTACCTCGAAACCGCCGTGCAGCCCGTGGAAGCGATGTTCGATTATCTGTACGCCGATCCGCCGCCGGACCTGCTCGAGCAGCGTGCCGCGGCGATCGCTTTGGAGAAGCGCGCATGA
- a CDS encoding SH3 domain-containing protein codes for MRRARVIAEHRAPDRPAIQVAPGDAVTLGERDSDWPQFVWATLASGLGGWIPSALFDAEHGNATAQKEYDTRELNADVGEIVTLHYELADWWWAENAQGASGWIPARAVEIIE; via the coding sequence ATGCGACGCGCCCGCGTCATCGCCGAGCACCGCGCGCCGGATCGTCCCGCGATCCAGGTCGCGCCGGGCGATGCGGTGACGCTGGGCGAACGCGACAGCGATTGGCCGCAGTTCGTCTGGGCCACGCTGGCCAGCGGACTCGGCGGCTGGATCCCGTCGGCGTTGTTCGACGCCGAACACGGCAATGCGACCGCGCAAAAGGAATACGACACCCGCGAGTTGAACGCGGACGTCGGCGAGATCGTGACCTTGCATTACGAACTGGCCGACTGGTGGTGGGCCGAGAACGCACAAGGCGCGAGCGGATGGATCCCCGCGCGCGCCGTCGAAATCATCGAATAG
- a CDS encoding dihydrolipoamide acetyltransferase family protein, whose translation MADKKPFLLPDLGEGLPDATIVEWFVKVGDTIKLDEPLVSMETAKAVVEVPSPVSGKVLKLAGGEGDVIVTGSVLAEFEIDPKLPQRAEGQDTGHHHGPAKGAGSQAPSDGDKVVASDEGGEIAETDKAAPKAQAEGKRQDSGTVVGAMQSSDAVRSEQAVAVGGVKAMPAVRAQARKLGVDLSRVRGSGTDGVVTMDDVKRAAADGSARSLPSPNGRGAEGEGTEHRGGQPHNEPSSALRAPSPAGRREDQRTALSVSGKPMRTQPPSVSASGQPEQLKGVRRNMARVMADAHAKVVPTTLSDDADIHAWAPGNDVTGRLVRAIVAACKAVPALNAWFDGDKLTRTLHPHVDIGIAVDTDDGLFVPALRNADVLDARGVRQAVNRLRTQVEDRSIPASELSGYTISLSNFGMFAGRYATPVIVPPTVAIVAAGRGRHQITPVIGGFESHKVIPLSLTFDHRACTGGEAARFLKAMLDDLALSQ comes from the coding sequence ATGGCCGACAAGAAACCCTTCCTGCTGCCGGATCTCGGCGAAGGCCTGCCCGACGCGACCATCGTCGAGTGGTTCGTCAAGGTCGGCGACACGATCAAGCTGGACGAACCGTTGGTCTCGATGGAGACCGCGAAAGCCGTCGTCGAAGTGCCGTCGCCGGTATCGGGCAAGGTGCTCAAGCTCGCCGGCGGCGAAGGCGACGTGATCGTGACCGGCAGCGTGCTGGCCGAATTCGAGATCGATCCCAAGCTGCCGCAGCGCGCCGAAGGCCAGGACACCGGCCATCACCACGGTCCAGCCAAAGGTGCCGGCAGTCAGGCGCCGAGCGACGGCGACAAGGTTGTCGCCTCCGATGAAGGCGGCGAGATCGCCGAAACCGACAAGGCCGCGCCGAAAGCGCAGGCCGAAGGCAAACGTCAGGACAGCGGCACCGTGGTCGGCGCCATGCAGAGTTCCGACGCGGTGCGCAGCGAGCAAGCGGTCGCAGTCGGCGGCGTCAAAGCGATGCCGGCCGTGCGCGCGCAGGCGCGCAAGCTGGGCGTGGACCTGTCGCGCGTGCGCGGCAGCGGCACGGACGGCGTGGTGACGATGGACGATGTGAAGCGTGCCGCAGCCGATGGCAGCGCGCGTTCGCTCCCCTCTCCCAACGGGAGAGGGGCTGAGGGTGAGGGTACCGAGCACCGTGGAGGTCAGCCACACAACGAACCCTCATCCGCCCTACGGGCACCTTCTCCCGCAGGGAGAAGGGAAGACCAACGCACCGCCTTATCCGTCAGCGGCAAGCCGATGCGCACGCAACCGCCGTCGGTCAGCGCCAGCGGCCAGCCGGAACAACTCAAGGGCGTACGCCGCAACATGGCGCGGGTGATGGCCGACGCGCACGCCAAGGTCGTGCCGACCACGCTCAGCGACGACGCCGACATCCACGCCTGGGCGCCGGGCAACGACGTCACCGGCCGCCTGGTGCGCGCGATCGTCGCCGCATGCAAGGCGGTGCCGGCGCTCAACGCATGGTTCGACGGCGACAAGTTGACCCGCACCCTGCATCCGCACGTCGACATCGGCATCGCGGTGGATACCGACGACGGCCTGTTCGTGCCGGCGCTGCGCAACGCGGACGTGCTCGACGCGCGCGGCGTGCGCCAGGCGGTGAACCGGCTGCGCACGCAAGTCGAGGACCGCAGCATTCCCGCTTCGGAACTCAGCGGCTACACGATCTCGCTGTCCAATTTCGGCATGTTCGCCGGCCGCTACGCCACGCCTGTGATCGTGCCGCCGACCGTGGCGATCGTCGCCGCCGGCCGCGGCCGCCACCAGATCACGCCGGTGATCGGCGGCTTCGAATCGCACAAGGTGATACCGCTGTCGCTGACTTTCGACCATCGCGCCTGCACCGGCGGCGAAGCCGCTCGCTTCCTCAAGGCGATGTTGGACGATCTGGCATTGTCGCAATAG